From the genome of Nicotiana tabacum cultivar K326 chromosome 17, ASM71507v2, whole genome shotgun sequence:
ATGTTAAGTTAATTAATGATGCTTTTTATTCTGTTGTCTTTATTATTCAGCAATCACTAAGAGGTACTCACCTATGATGCATGTAGAGTTGTTGACCATCATATATATACAACATCAAAGTTCAAAGTAgggtgcttatcgggcggatcagACGGATAATTATACTTAACGGttcggcttatcggttatcggattataaatgtagtaatctgTTAGCCATCCAATAAGATAACGGGCAGATTGGTATCGGATTAATAATTATCGGGCGGTTAACGGGCAGTTTATCGGCTAAACTAAATAGAATATCAAAAACATGTTGTAGAGAAACTATTAgccaagtcaaaaatcacaaaGGTGGCAACTAAAATGAGATCTTGTAGTTATAGTGGAGGAACGAAACGACGACTTAGTGTTGCTATAGCCCTTATTGGAGATCCAAAGTTGGTTATTTTGGATGAACCAGTAGGTAGTGGTAATTGGAATTCTTACTTTTATGCTAAAAATAATTTATGCTCAACATTTTCTTTTCCTGATACCTTTATAGACTACTGGTATGGAATCGATAACACGATGCGAAAAAAGGGCGTGCCATTATCTTGACAATCCATTCAATAGAAGAAGCTGATATCTTAAGCGACCGCATACCTATCATGGCAAAGGGAATCAGAAAAACCTTACCTGAAGTTGAAGGATTCTGCTTTTCTAAGCTCTGGTCGAGAGAAAAGCCAAGCCCAAAAGCTTCAGCCTTCAAGAGAGAGACCAGACTGACGAGTAACGAGTGATGAGCATATTCAGATTGAGAGAAATTTTGATTAgggatttaggacttaggagagATGAGTGAATAGTGATGACTGGTCGAATTCTCAGTTCTTACCCTCTGGCTGCAGACTTCAATTGAGAactagaaattagggatttaacaatttagggtttcaatagtactttatataTATAGGGGTAAAAGTGTAgatataaaaattcttaatggGTTAACGGTTTATCCGATAACAAAATTcagtaatccgcccccaaaccgttaagccgttaattataaaatctcattCTGTTCACCATCCATTACCCCGATAATCTGATACCAATAAGTCAATAAGCcatcggttcggttcggttaacggtttcggttcgattttgaacagCCCTAGTTCAAAGATCATAATAGTATGGGTGAAAATTATTTACATCCCCCAAGTTTACTTTAAAAATCAAACTCCTCCTCCAAGTTTACTTTTAAAATCAAACTCATCCTCCAACTTTGAACGATTCATAaaacatactagtactatttttcGGTCTTCAAAACATAAGCTAAAAGATGcctttttgaaaagaaaaaaaaaaacaaataagaaaaaatagaCTTTAAAAAAAggattgttttattattttttttttgggtgaaattttagGTATGCCAAAATACATTTGGTAGGAAATGAAGATGTTTTTACGATcttatacttttaattttttttatttttactgttTACTTAATTGGTTATAGTTTAAAATATGGTTATGACAAgcttgagttttttttttttaacttgctGACGTGACAAGATGTATCAATTTTCGATGCCTAAAATTTGACGTTCCATGCATTGAGTTGTATATAAGAAATTAACACATAGTTGAGGATTTTAATGATGGAAAAAACAATTTTGCCATTGCTAATACAATATGTAAAGTTCAATgactttaataaaataaaataataggtAGAAGCGTACCAGTAGTCACTTTTAAgcttattatttaaaatatattcataatttataatgtatttaaagattaaccAATTTATTCAAACTTTATAACTAAGTATCATGAATTTTTGTATCCAAAAATTTTGAGCTACTAATTCGAAATTCAAGACTTGTATCCTAAttttttgagctgctaatttgaaattcaagactaaCTGTCCTGAATTTCTAaactgctaatttgaaattcaggacataagattTGGATTTCTAGACAGAATTTTCGAACTTTAGTACACGATATCCTGAAATTTgaacttttgaaatttaaactttAGGACGTCGTGTCCCGAAGTTAAATGAATTggctaatatttaaatacaatataaagTATAGATATATTTTAAATACCATATTTAAAAGTGGCTACATGGTATCATTTCCCCGATAAATTTTGAGATGAACTAATataatgaagaaaagaaagaagctACCCGGCCCAATAACCAGAGGCCCGCCCAACTCATTCCTAACGCTCTTTGCtcaattcttaaaaaccattTTCTGAGATCTGAATCCAAACAATACTagcaaagaagaagaataaagagTTTTgtttgagaagaaaaaaaggacATTTGAGAAATGGCAGCCGCAGGACCAGACCCGTTGTTCGGATTGAGGAACAACTTCTACATAGGTGCATACCAAGCCGCAATTAACAACAGTGATGTTCCAAATCTTTCCCAGGACGACGCCGTTGAAAGAGACACTCTTGTTTACCGATCTTATATAGCCCTAGGGAGTTACCAGGTTTTGAttatttgggatttgatttgaGTTGTTCTGTGATTGTAAATTCTTTTTGTATTTACCAGatagtttctttttttctttttctcattgcAGCTTGTGATCAATGAGATCGATGCATCAGCTCCTACTCCACTTCAGGCTGTCAAATTGCTTGCTTTGTACCTTGCTAGCCCTGATAATAAGGTGAacatttttattccatttttccCCTTTTTACTCCAGTGATCTTTTGATTTAATGCTAGCACTGCGTCATGTTATCCGTAATTTTGAAGGTGTCCATGTATTGTCAAGGTTAACACATAGATCTGACTGAAAATTGAGCCCCAACTAAGAAGGTTTTttttggggagggggggggggatacAGGAGTGGTTTTCCAATTGTTAATTGTGTTTGTCCCTTACATAATTTAATGCCTAGTGGTAAAATTTAGCGATCCAATTTATTATCCTTCTCTTTTACCATCTTTCAGCTAGTTTCATCTCCAAAAATTGAGCGTAAGGTGTGACTCCAATGTTATTGTTACATAtatgttctttgaatcccttttaaTTTAATAAACTAACTAGTTTGTCTGTGTTTCTTAAAAGTACGAGATACCCCTGATTAATGGCATATTATGTAACATATAGTGTTTTGCCTTTTGTGAATTCATGTCCCGTTCCATAAACTTGAGGGatttatgctgggcatgattggTACAACTGCAATTTAGGAATTTCAGTTCAAGTGACAGTACGGGACCCTTTTTACGGATACACATGGAGAGGAGTTGAGATTATTTCTCTCTCCTGTATGATCCCTGATTAAATAAAATGAATCATTTATTTGTAATTAtctggaagtttttggaaaatgatTTATTATAATCTTCAATTTTCCTCTTTGCAGAAGTGTTATTCCCTATTTGTTATAGGCTAGAGAAGGGTAATAAGTAAtaactttcttctttattttgtaGGAAACAGCAATTTCTGGTCTTCATGAATTATTAGGAGATCCAGCCATAGGAAGCAACCCTATATTAAGGCTTATTGCTGGGATTGTGTTCACGCATGAGCAGGATTACAATGAAGCTCTGAAGCACACAAATGCTGGTGGAACAATGGAATTGTGAGTTGCTACTTTTATTTTGTTGTATGATTACTTAGAAGATCACTATGCTAAAATGTAGAAAACGTTGAGAAATTTGCTTTGTGATggattaattgctttattttctGTGACTATTGGCACTGTACTAATTATACTATGGTGCTTCATGCTTATGTGCGTCTAAATACAGTTCTATTCTTTAAATGACTTACTATTTTTCCTTAGCAAAGGACAAGTGCTATTCAAAAATTCTGTGTCAGGAACTCTGTGAGCTCTCATTCTGAGACAAAAGGCATGTGTATGTGAGATGTGATAGAGACAATGGTCGTCTACCAGAAAGTTAAAGAAAGGATATAATAACATAACTTTTTTTCCCGGGAAAGTATAACTAGAATTCACTAATTATCTTAGTGCAGTCATTTGCAAGTATGAGTTTATGCTGGATCACCTGGCGGCTAATCAATCACAGAATCTTCGTTGTTCAACTCTAAACCCTCCCCCCAATCCTCCATTTCTCAAGTGGCTCTTTCCAATTTTTTTGTTTGATTATCTACTTCTATTTGTGCACTATTGTACACCATGTTTGGCTTTTCATTTATTGTTTTTACCAATCACGATTTTGTATTGATTGGAATTTCATCATTTTGAAGTTTGTGGACAGTGATCACATCCTGGAGAGGTTTGGCTAAAAAAATGTAGACTAAGACATCTCCGTACCTCATCATGGTTGAATTTGAATTAAGCTAGATTAAGAAGCTTCCTTTCAAACTGAGTTTATCGTTCCGTTCCTGCTTTACCTGGTTATAGTTTCTAGATGTACCTTGCCAGGCTTTTAAGTTATAGAACTGGAAATGTTGTAGTGTTAACGTTTTTGTGTTTCTGCTTTAACGGATTTCTTTTCCGACCATCTACTTTGATGATTGACTGATTGAGTTTATGTATGAGAGTATCTTTCATTTCCCTTACTAAAAGTGTTTATGCAGGCATGCTTTGAACGTCCAGATACTCATTAAGATGCATAGGTCAGATTATGCAGAGAAACAGTTGAGAATCATGCAGCAAGTTGAAGAAGATCATACACTAACTCAACTTGCGAATGCATGGTTAAACTTGGCAGTGGTACATAACAATTCCAATTGTTGGTTGGTTCAAAGACTATTATTCAAGAATattcataaataaattttattttcagggTGGTTCAAAGATACAAGAAGCATATCTTATTTTCCAAGACTTCTCTGAGAAGTATCAGATGACTAGCTTAATCCTAAATGGAAAGGCTGTTTGTTGCATGCACATGGGTAACTTTGATGAAGCTGAGACGCTGTTGCTTGAAGCCTTAAACAAGGTCATTTGAGATTATCATTGTCTTCTATTATTATCAATTAAGctttttattacttttaaaaGAATCAAATTCTGTTGATTGTACTGAATGCTTTTGGTAATTATTCACTAGGCAAAATCTTTCTCAGAACACGTTATCTTGGCATTTGCAgttttttttgtcttctttttataTGCCCACAgtttttatgaaaatatttaagaatgtGCTCCTCCACTCCTATATCACTTGGAAGCTTATTGATTTATGCAGGACGCAAAGGATCCAGAAACACTGGCTAATCTGATTGTCTGCAGTCTTCACCTTGGAAAGCCATCCGCCCGTTATCTCAAGTATGATGATTAATATTGTTATCATTATGTTTAACTTTCTTATAAAAGAATTACATGTTATAATTTGCCAGATTAAGTCATATCGTTGATTCGCAGCTTTGGAAGTATCTTTGGTTCATAAAAGTTTATGTTAATCTAGGCTGTTCAGCGTCTTATAGTTCCTTGTTTAGCTTTAGTGAAATTCAGGAGGATCTCCCTATTTATACTGAGTGTCAATTTGTTTTGATGGTAGCAAGAAAGGATAACTAATGGACTGGTTTATGTGACTTGGTTTTTGCAGCCAGCTGAAATTATCGCACCCAGACCACACACTTGTCAAGCGTGCGGCATCTGCTGAAGAAAGTTTTGATAGAGCAGTCCAAACTGTCGCTTGAAGAATGGACTTATGTTAATGTTGTTTCAGTTATGGTCCATTCTGCTACTGATGTGGCTTTGTTTTCCTACTAAAGCAGTACACCATGTTGAAGCTTTCTTTTTGGTTATTCTCACTGGACAATTTAAAGATTTGCATGTCAATATAAAAATTTTACcggcaatttttttttataaaaactacTCCGTCCATGAATTGCACTTTGATAATTATAGTTTGATCTGGCGGGATGCAACtgtttgtcatttttttttaatatagctCTAGTTCTTGTTATCGCCCTGCTGCTGCGCGTGGGAGGTAAGAAAAACCTGGGAAAATTGAGAAGAATTAATGAGCTTACTAGAGTAAGTTCCTACTGTAGTATAATATTTAGGTTAAATTATCTACAATAGTGATACCACCACAATTAAATTGGTTGTTTTTTATTGTTATGTAATTATTATTTAATGATAAAATTTGAGTAATAGTCAAAGCAAAGAAGTACtatttaaaataacaaaacaatggATAAACTAGCTGTGAGTTGCCTAGGATGCATTAGAAATGAAAATACGCTAAAGAAGTTTGTATTAACAGAGTTGTTCTTCATATATAGTATCTCCTACTAAACCAAATGGTTCCTCATGGTCAGTTGCTTTTTAGGTAtgattaaaaatatgaatttagcTGGACAATGTTTAAGATGCTATTTCAAACTTTCAAGACAATTAACTTGAAGATATGCATACATGGATATATTTATTATTCTAATCATGGTTAAGACTCTAGTTTAGTTAATCAAATCTAAACAATTAATATTAAACTGAAGCATGTGTCACCTATATATCTAAGTAAGAACTCAAGAAAATTTAGcagctaaattattatttttcttttcaaatatcctaaatttctaaaaaaaaattattccaaagGCAAATTAGAGAAAAGATAAAGAAGGGAAAGCAAACTTCCATTGGATTCGCTATTTGAAATGAAATCTATAAAGACATCAAATCTACTACTACATAGATTTATTTTTACAGATGCAAATCGTAAGTGTATCCCCAGAAATTCAAATCAGATTTGAAATATATAGCATGTACATGATTTCAAAAGCTTCTTTTCAAAATGTAGGTAAAATAAATGATGATATCTAGTTGTGTGATACCAAATCTCAGGTGTAACTCCTCTTCTGGGGTTATCATTAATGTACTTTGTCAAATATGGCTAATGAGAAAACATTGTTGCTTATTTATTTCTAATATAAATATGAGATACTAGGCATACTTGTTTGTGTACTATCGAGGTAAAGTATTCAAGTTTTCATTTTGGGCAAAAAGAAAGGTACTACCATTGACTGACTAGTTTTTCACTTTTGTATATGAATTTCATACTTCTTTCTCTTGTTTTTCCAAAGTCATCGTTCGTATTTCATGCATGTTAATTAGCAGGAGAATGAAAATTTGTAGCCATTTCTCTAAATAATAAAGAACATAAGATCATGGTCAACTTGAAAGAATACGAGTCTTGTTTTAAGAAGGTTAGCTATGTGCCATAATGGATGTTGATAGTGTCATGACATTTGCATATGTAACATGGTAATAAATTGTCACACCAACAAAGTGGTAACTTTTTTTCATTTGGAAAATAAACAATGGTGAGCTACACCATATATTGTTCGGACTCTCCGAATATGTCGATGGGTGTGTGTCGGAACCTCCAAACATAGTGTATTTTGGAGGATCCGATACGGATGCGACAACTGTTTTGGAGAGTCCGCAACATAGGCTATAAGAATAGATTGATTTCAATTATTGAAGTTCTCAATTCAGTTTACTAATTTGATagtaatatttttgtgattttttaagtGTTAAGATCAGGAAAAATGTCATCATGCTATGATATCAATGTGTCTTCTTCGAATAAGAACCTCAACGTTGGGAAAAAACTCAAAGCGCTTATAGTAGATGATGATCGTGTAGTTCGAATGGTACACAAAGGACTTctaaagaaatttggagtggAAACTCATGAGGCAAAAAATGGCCAAGAAGCTGTTCTTGCTCATCGCGCTGGTGCATGCTTTGATCTGATTTTAATGGACTTAGATATGCCAGTGATGAACGGTCGCCAGGTATGCATTTGTTAAATTCTTTTCTATTAATCGCCATTTGAAGGCAAGCCttagagcaacggtaaagttgtttcCGGG
Proteins encoded in this window:
- the LOC107803985 gene encoding coatomer subunit epsilon-1; its protein translation is MAAAGPDPLFGLRNNFYIGAYQAAINNSDVPNLSQDDAVERDTLVYRSYIALGSYQLVINEIDASAPTPLQAVKLLALYLASPDNKETAISGLHELLGDPAIGSNPILRLIAGIVFTHEQDYNEALKHTNAGGTMELHALNVQILIKMHRSDYAEKQLRIMQQVEEDHTLTQLANAWLNLAVGGSKIQEAYLIFQDFSEKYQMTSLILNGKAVCCMHMGNFDEAETLLLEALNKDAKDPETLANLIVCSLHLGKPSARYLNQLKLSHPDHTLVKRAASAEESFDRAVQTVA
- the LOC107803981 gene encoding two-component response regulator 24-like codes for the protein MSSCYDINVSSSNKNLNVGKKLKALIVDDDRVVRMVHKGLLKKFGVETHEAKNGQEAVLAHRAGACFDLILMDLDMPVMNGRQATQELRDMDVVSLIVGVTSTGEAEKESFVNAGLDYYYQKPLTVDVVRLLVEKFKDDA